A genomic stretch from Engraulis encrasicolus isolate BLACKSEA-1 chromosome 12, IST_EnEncr_1.0, whole genome shotgun sequence includes:
- the LOC134459813 gene encoding MOB-like protein phocein → MVMAESTVVLRRNRPGTKAKDFYNWPDESFEEMDSTLAVQQYIQQNIRLDCANIEGILEPPEGQDEGVWKYEHLRQFCLELNGLAVKLQVECHPDTCTQMTATEQWIFLCAAHKTPKECPAVDYTRHTLDGAACLLNSNKYFPSRVSIKESSVAKLGSVCRRIYRIFSHAYFHHRQIFDNYESETFLCHRFTRFVTKYSLMSKDNLIVPIMEDGEEDEEGGGEEGAEEGGEEEGRGAETEDSEA, encoded by the exons ATGGTCATGGCCGAGAGTACTGTCGTGTTGAGGAGAAACCGTCCAGGGACCAAGGCGAAG gactTCTACAACTGGCCTGATGAGTCTTTTGAGGAGATGGACAGCACACTGGCTGTGCAACAG TACATCCAACAGAACATCCGTTTGGACTGCGCCAACATCGAGGGCATTCTAGAACCTCCAGAGGGGCAGGACGAGGGCGTGTGGAAATATGAACACCTGAG GCAGTTTTGTCTGGAGCTGAATGGACTTGCGGTTAAGCTTCAG GTGGAGTGCCATCCAGACACGTGTACCCAGATGACGGCTACAGAGCAGTGGATCTTCCTCTGTGCAGCACACAAGACAcccaaagag TGTCCTGCCGTAGACTACACCAGACACACTCTGGACggggctgcctgcctgctcaACAGCAACAAGTACTTCCCCAGCCG TGTGAGCATTAAGGAGTCCTCAGTGGCTAAGCTGGGCTCCGTGTGCCGGCGTATCTACCGCATATTCTCCCATGCTTACTTCCACCATCGCCAGATATTCGACAACTACGAG agcgaGACCTTCCTGTGTCATCGGTTCACGCGGTTCGTGACCAAGTACAGCCTGATGTCCAAGGACAACCTGATTGTCCCCATCATGGAGgacggagaggaggatgaggagggaggtggagaagagggagcggaggagggaggagaggaggaggggaggggcgcAGAGACGGAGGACAGCGAAgcctga